In Metopolophium dirhodum isolate CAU chromosome 7, ASM1992520v1, whole genome shotgun sequence, one genomic interval encodes:
- the LOC132949320 gene encoding GATA zinc finger domain-containing protein 14-like, with product MQIEQLPNNYFTMKLFAVVVIGFVALAGSQAHSTHHHHDTQTEVGQNTQEYTNDRYDQYNSNNGANQYQQRNEELDQQRNNNQESSNERLLNNQNQQHNMNQENSNERFLNNQNQQNNKDLNEFSESNWNIQTPSRLMKNSQNQAIKTNNHEVFQSENQWSKSQTSRNFNQQSQEEVNQQTFSNKNRASQNYGSSDSSESNSQEDYVKDHHNNDLSNEIGLQVAQKMVRFFTIMDKYTASNGTIQTNQAHESFALRQHAMPMDHQQYLNINESNVYGLNHGVIKSMYLNTERNCVDLEYFFQSLWVKAKFNANEGLKKSFNLNMFNTDMNVSTELENPNRNYAHSRNGNAQLVFKNIEDSSDNQLIKEIIENNYVKLLNSEIESEMIRNSYNGLVGCLRSELQSTIETPFNKKLNLDIVNKKTQLSVSFVRSHSWNDDQSSYQFKKQKTVQYVAFRQNQSGNGYKLKVKVLLAKQPTWESDIVAQKLNQKININNVKFTAQNIVASAVMKRVPLDNGAYKFNVEEANIKLEGLRYDIGKFDLPKNTNEKLAREIGQNLQKIMENGMSAALRQQLYQQQQICKQRPMDCNSCSRNQFNQQ from the exons ATGCAAATTGAACAGctaccaaacaattattttaccatGAAACTGTTCGCCGTTGTCGTGATTGGATTTGTAGCCCTAGCTGGCTCACAAGCCC ATTCTACTCATCATCATCATGATACACAAACTGAAGTTGGACAAAATACTCAAGAATATACAAATGATCGTTACGACCAGTACAATAGCAACAATGGTGCAAATCAATACCAACAACGCAACGAAGAATTGGACCAACAGCGCAACAACAACCAAGAAAGCTCTAACGAGAGGTTATTGAACAATCAAAACCAACAACACAACATGAACCAGGAAAACTCTAATGAGAGGTTTTTGAACAATCAAAACCAACAAAACAACAAAGACTTGAATGAGTTCAGCGAGTCTAACTGGAATATCCAAACTCCTAGCCGTTTGATGAAGAACAGTCAAAACCAAGCAATTAAAACCAACAACCACGAGGTATTCCAAAGCGAGAACCAGTGGAGTAAATCACAAACTTCCAGAAACTTCAACCAACAAAGCCAAGAGGAAGTTAACCAACAAACGTTCAGCAACAAAAACCGTGCAAGTCAAAACTATGGATCTTCAGACTCTTCCGAATCAAACTCCCAAGAAGATTATGTCAAGGACCACCATAATAATGATTTGTCCAACGAAATTGGACTTCAGGTTGCACAGAAAATGGTTAGATTCTTTACCATCATGGATAAATATACTGCAAGTAACGGAACCATCCAAACCAACCAAGCTCACGAATCATTCGCCTTAAGACAACACGCTATGCCAATGGATCATCAACAGTACCTTAATATCAACGAGAGCAATGTATACGGTCTCAACCACGGTGTCATCAAGTCCATGTATTTAAACACAGAGAGGAATTGC GTCGATTTGGAATACTTCTTTCAAAGTTTGTGGGTGAAGGCTAAATTCAACGCCAACGAAGGACTTAAAAAATctttcaatttaaatatgttcAACACCGACATGAACGTGTCTACCGAATTAGAAAACCCCAACCGCAACTACGCCCATTCCCGCAATGGAAATGCCCAACTTGTGTTCAAAAACATCGAAGACTCTTCTGATAACCAATTGATCAaggaaataattgaaaacaattacGTTAAACTATTAAACTCAGAAATTGAAAGTGAAATGATCCGCAACTCTTACAACGGTTTGGTCGGATGTTTAAGATCTGAACTCCAATCTACCATTGAAACGCCATTTAACAAAAAACTCAATTTAGACATCGTAAACAAGAAAACTCAACTCTCCGTCTCTTTTGTAAGATCCCACTCATGGAACGACGATCAATCCAGCTATCAATTCAAAAAACAGAAGACAGTCCAGTACGTCGCTTTCCGTCAAAACCAATCTGGAAACGGTTACAAATTGAAAGTCAAGGTTTTGTTGGCTAAACAGCCCACTTGGGAATCCGATATTGTTGCCCAAAAATTAAACCAAAAGATCAACATAAATAACGTAAAATTCACTGCTCAAAACATTGTTGCTAGTGCCGTCATGAAACGCGTACCACTGGATAACGGTGCTTACAAATTCAACGTCGAGGAAGCCAACATTAAATTGGAAGGTCTCAGATACGATATTGGAAAATTCGATCTACCAAAAAACACTAACGAAAAATTAGCAAGGGAGATTGGACAAAATCTACAGAAAATCATGGAGAACGGCATGAGCGCTGCTCTGCGACAACAGTTGTACCAACAACAACAAATCTGCAAACAACGCCCAATGGACTGCAACAGTTGCAGCCGAAACCAATTCAACCAACAATAA